ATTCTGGGGCTGCCGGTGCTCATTATCAGCGCGCTGGCTTATCTCATTCATCACTCGCCAGCGGCGCGTTACCGTTTTGATTACCTGATGCTGCACTTGCCAGTCACCGGGCCCATATTGCAAAAAATCATACTGGCGCGTTTTGCCCGCTATTTTGCCTTGATGTATCAAACCGGCATCCCGATTCTGGATGCCATCAAGACCAGTGAAAACATCGTGGATAATCGCGCGGTGGCGGATGCCCTGACGCGTGCCCATCATCAGATCAATGCGGGGGAAAGCATGAGTGAAAGCTTTCGCAATGCCGGGCTTTTCCCTCCGCTGGTGGTGCGCATGATCAAGGTCGGCGAAAGCACCGGCGCGCTGGATGTCGCACTGCTCAAGATCAGCTATTTTTATGATCGCGATGTACGCGAATCCATCGAAAAGATGCTCAAGATGCTGGAGCCCGCGCTCACGGTCATCCTCGGCGCCATCATGGCCTTTATCATGTTCTCGGTGTTGGGCCCGGTTTACGATTCCTTCAGCACGCTAAAACTCTGATGGCCATCTTCAATAAAATCGTCCTCTGCGCTACCACTACCCAGCTGATTGCCGGGGTGTGGCGTCTGGGCAACTTGCAATCCAGCCACGAGTTCAGCAGTGATCCCAAAGGCTATGAGGCCTTTGTGCGCTTTCTGGCCCAGCACGACAATACCCGGCTCTACATGCTGGTGGATGCGGTGGAGGAGGATTACCAGCAGGATTATCTGCCGCATACCCGTGGCAGTGCCCGCCGTGAAATGCTGACGCGCAAACTGAATCATGGCTATCGCAATGCTACTTTCAAGGCCGCGCATTTCATTGAGCGCCAGAAGGATAAGCGCAAGGATGATCGCTTCATCTACGTGGCCCTGACCAAGTCGGACTTCCTGCAGCCCTGGATGCAAGCGATCGCGGCTCAACGCATGCCGCTTGCTGGCGTCTATCTGCTATCGATGATGAGCGAGCTGTTGCTGCAACGCATGAAGCTCAAGGCGCCGCATATCCTGCTGAGCGAACGGCTCAACTCGGGTCTGCGCCAGACGTACTTTCATCATGGACGTTTGCTGATCAGCCGGTCGGCGCCGGTATCGCCAGCCATGCAGGAGCGCATGGCCTATTTTTACCTGGCTGAAACCGAGAAAACCCGGCTCTACCTCATCAGCCAGCGCCTGGTGATGCGTGATACACCGATCAAAATGGTGCTGGCGGACATTGATGACACCAGCCGCCAGATTTGCCGCAATATCTCACAAGAACAAAACCTGGAATGCGTCAGCGAAGATTTGAAAGTCCTCGCCAAAAGCCTGGGCTTGAATCCGGAATTGCTGACGCGGCATCCCGAACTGATGCACATGCATCTGCTGGCGACTGGCGAGTTGCCGGTCAATCTGGCTCCAGCCAGCTATACCCGCCACTATCAGGTAGGCAATGTGGCACGCAGTATTCATCTCGCCAGTGTGCTGACTTTGCTGGGCGGGTTTGTGGCGGCAAGCTATATCGGACAGCAGGCGGCGCAGACCTTGCAGCAAACGCTTGAAGCCGGCCAGGAAACCCGCATGCAGGAGCAGAAGTACCACGAGGTCGCCAAAAATTTCCCCCAAACGCCTATCCCCAGCATAGACCTGCGTGCTGCGGTGGAAACCGCACGCAAGCTTGCGTCTTATGCGCAAACGCCACAAGCCGCCATGCAGGCGCTCAGTGAGGTTTTGCAGGCGCAGCCCGATATGCAGATTCATCGCATGCGCTGGGTGAATACGCCGGATATCACGATACGGGATGATAAGGCCGAAGGGGTTTCTGCGGGGCCAGCACAGGCTGCTCCGGCCGATGCTCAGCTAAGTGATACCAGCGTATTGCACCAGCTGGTGTTCGTGGATGGAGAGGTGGCGGGTTTTAATGGGGATTACCGTGCAGCTTTGGTACGTGTCAATCAGCTTGCTGAAAAGCTGCGCAGCTTGCCACAAGTGGCATGGGTAGAGGTGTTGCAGGAGCCGGTGAATGTCAGCTCCTATTCCCGCTTGCAAGGCAGTACTACCGATGCTGTGTCGGCGGTTTCCATGGCAGCCAATTTCAAGCTCAAGTTTATTCTCAGGCCAACGGAGGGCGCGCAATGAAGCTCACCCGCCAGGATTGGTCGCGTCTGGCCTACCCATTGGCCGGGTTGGCATTGGCACTGATTGCGGCGGCCTTGCTGATCAGCTTTGCCTACGATCGCGTGACGGAAGCTGAGCAGGCGCTCCAGGCGCAGCAGCAGCAACTGCAGCAAGCCCGCAGCCGGTATATGGCGTCAGGCCAGGAAAAAGACACCATCGTCAGTTTTCTTCCTCCCTATAAAGCGCTGGTGGAGGAAGGCTTTATCGGCGAGGAGCGGCGTATCCTCTGGCTGGATAGCATCCGCAATATTCATCAGCAGTACAAACTGTTCAAGATCACTTACGCCATTGGTGCACAGGAGCCTTATACCCCACCGTTTCCGGTCGACACTGGCAGTTTTAAGCTCAATCGCTCGGTGATGCAGCTGGAGCTGCCCATGCTGCATGAGGGCGATATCCTGACCTTTTTGCAGGCATTGCGTCAGCAGCAGCGCAGCCCCATCATTATTCGCGAATGTGAATTGACGCGTTTGCGCGCCATCATGGATGCGACGATGACGCCCAATCTTATCGCCAAGTGTGAGCTGGACTGGTACACCCTGCGTGAAGCGCAATCGGGAGTGGCGCCATGAAAATATGGCTGACTATACTGTTATGTCTCGCCTCTGGCATGGCGCTGGCGGACGACTTGGGTCGATTGTTCACCACACCATTGCAACGCGCACAGCTGGATGCGCAACGCCGCAATATGCGCGCCCTCCCGGAAAAAATGCCGGAACAGGACATGGGCGCCGTGATGGATAGCGCCCCCGCTGGACCAATTTCAGTACAAGGCTATGTGCGCAGAAGCGATGGCAAGCCAGGTACGGTATGGGTCAATCAGCAAGCCATGCAGGAAAACAGGACGCTAGGCACCATGATTGTGGAAGAAGGAAAAAACCGCCGTGTGGAGATCAAGCTACCGGGTACCGGGCAATCGGTGAGGTTAAAGGCGGGGCAGGTGTACAAACCTGATAGCAACCGTATTGAAGAGTACAAGGCGACGGCCAAGGAATCCGCCTCCGCGCCACAAGAGCGAGAAAATGCGCCTGCATTGCCCTGAGTACTCCTCGCCGACTACGGGGCAGCAAGGCATCATCATGATCGTGATGGCCCTGATCCTGCTGCTGGCTGGCAGCATGGCCTTTTTTGAGCGCATGGATGGCTATCAATACAAAGTGATGCGCGAACAGAAAACACTCGATGCGTTGGCAGAAGCCAAGGCTGCGCTCATAGGCTGGTCGGTGGCACATGCACAGTACCCTGGCATCCTGCCGTTTCCTGATCGAAATTCGGATGAAAACTACGATGGTCAGAGCGATTGTGTCAGTCAGGTGAGCACGCTCAATTACAGTCACTTGCTGGGCAAGCTGCCTTATCTTGCGCAAACAAATCCGTGCGTCGGCATTGGCGCAGGTAACTATGGCTTATCTGAAAACCTGATGGACGCCGAGGGCGAGCGCTTGTGGTACGCGGTGTCACGCAATCTGGTACGGCCTTCCACCAGCGCCGTGGTGATCAATCCCGATATTGCCGATGCCCCCACCTATCCCTGGCTGCAAGTGCGCGATAAAAGCGGACGCCTGCTTTCAGACCGGGTGGCGGCGATTGTCATATCAGCGGGGCCGGTACTTGGTTCGCAAAACCGGGCAGGCGGCATTGCGGGTCCAGCTGCCTATCTCGACAGCATTACCATCAATGGCGTTGCTTATTCGAACGCCAATTATCTGGTCGCGAATGAGGTGTTTATTAACGGCGAGGCCAGTGATCGTCTATCCAGCGAGAAACAGACCGAATTCAATGACACCCTGGTGTTCATTACCATTGATGAACTGCTGGCTGCCCTGCAGAACCGGGCGATGGGGGAGGCGGCCACCGCGTTGCGCAGTTATTATTCGGCGAGTGCGGCAGCGGCAAATGGGCGGTTTTTTCCTTATACCTCGCTTTTGCCCGATAGCACACGCGCCTGCCAGGAGGGCAGTTTGAGTGGCAGCCTGCCGCTCATTAACAATAATTGCAGCCACCCGAATCCGGCGTTAACCCTGCCAGCCTGGTTTACGGAAAGCCACTGGCAAAACTATGTGAAATATGAACTCACGGCGGATTGCAGCTATGCAACGCGTGGCTGCAGCAGTAGTGGGCTGGCGCAACTATCCAACCTTGATGGCACACGTATTTTGAAAGTAACACCATGACGTCGCATCGAATAAGCAGTCGAGGCTTCAGCTTGATCGAGCTATCGATAGTGCTGGTGATCGTGGGGCTGGTGATTGCCGGCATGCTGGTGCCGCTGTCTGCCCAGATTGATCAGAAAAATTACAACGAAACGCAAAGAGCCATGGCCGAACTGCGCGATGGCCTGATCGGATATGCCAGCAGTAATGGGTATCTGCCATGCCCGGATACTACGGGCGACGGGCGGGAAGACCGGGATGGCACAGGTGCCTGTGTGGTAGACCCAGCCGAGGGTAATTTGCCATGGGCTGACCTCGGCATGGGCAAGCAGGATGCCTGGGGGCAAAAGTATCGGTATCGTGTCACGAATGGATTTGCAAATAGCGTTACCAAATTTACCCTTTCGACCACACCCTCAATGACCATCACCGATACTAGTGGCGTGACATTGGCGTTGCGTGTCCCCGCTGTCATTGTCTCCAAAGGCAAGTCGGGCGCGGGCGCGGGAGTGAATGAGCAAGAAAATACAGATAACGATGATAATTTAGTCAGCGATGTGCCAAGTGCCGTGGCAGGCAACGAGTTCGACGATATTGTGGTGTGGGTACCATCGACCTTGCTATTGAACCGCATGCTGAGCGCCGGAAAACTGCCATAATTGCGGGTATGAACGACAACCAACTTTTACGCTATAGCCGCCATATCCTGCTGCCTAATATCGGTTACGAGGGCCAGGAGCAACTCGTCAACAGCCATGCCCTGATTGTGGGGGCGGGCGGATTGGGCGCGCCAGTGGCGATGTACATGGCGGCCGGTGGCACCGGCAAGCTCACCATCTGTGATTTTGATACGGTGGACATGACCAATCTGCAGCGGCAGATTATTCATACCACAGCCTCCGTGGGCATCAACAAGGCCGAGTCAGCGCAGCAAGCCTTGCAGGCATTGAACCCGGAAGTAGAGGTGATCACCATACGCGAGAAATCGACAGAGGCTACGATGTCCGCTTTGGTGCGTAACGCCGATGTGGTGATCGACTGCAGCGATAATTTTGCTACCCGCTATGCCTTGAACCGCATTTGCCTGGCGGAAAAAAAACCGTTGGTATCCGGGGCGGCCATTGGCTTTGAGGGCCAGATTACGGTGTTTGATTTCCGGCAGGAAAACAGCCCCTGCTACCATTGCCTGTACCCGGATACAGGCGCCGACGATGCATTGCGCTGTGCTGAAAATGGCGTATTTGCGCCGCTGGTGGGCATGATAGGCACGACACAGGCAGCCGAAGCCATGAAGCTGCTGATGGGAATCGGCCAGAGCCTGCAGGGCCTGCTGCTGCTGCTGGATGTGCTGAGCATGGAGTGGCGCAGCCTGCGCCTACAACGCGACCCCACTTGCAGCGTTTGTCAGCCTTCTTAGGGGCGGATGCGGATATTGGGATATTGCTCGGCGATGTAATGCAGCAGGGCATTGATGAACAGGATCAGGCCTAGCATCTCCAGCCCCTCCTCCAAGGTAGTCAGCAGGCTGTAGCCGAAGTTTTCCACTCCATGCAGAGCCGCGTAGCGCCCTCCCAGAATTTCCAGACCAATAATCGCCGTGCAGTAGATGCCGCCGGCTAGCAGAAAGCGTATGCGGTGAGTGCGGCTTAGGTGCTGCAGAAAGCGTATATACGATATGCCGATGAACGCGATCACCAGCAAGCCGGGAATCACCCAGGAGTACTTGAGCCAGATGCTGTTTTCCAGGTGCAATTGCCTGTGGGTGATGCTGGTGAAAATCTCATGAAAGCTCATGAACTCATCCGCCGCCATCAGCAGAAATCCGGC
Above is a window of Methylovorus glucosotrophus DNA encoding:
- a CDS encoding type II secretion system protein, translated to MTSHRISSRGFSLIELSIVLVIVGLVIAGMLVPLSAQIDQKNYNETQRAMAELRDGLIGYASSNGYLPCPDTTGDGREDRDGTGACVVDPAEGNLPWADLGMGKQDAWGQKYRYRVTNGFANSVTKFTLSTTPSMTITDTSGVTLALRVPAVIVSKGKSGAGAGVNEQENTDNDDNLVSDVPSAVAGNEFDDIVVWVPSTLLLNRMLSAGKLP
- a CDS encoding HesA/MoeB/ThiF family protein: MNDNQLLRYSRHILLPNIGYEGQEQLVNSHALIVGAGGLGAPVAMYMAAGGTGKLTICDFDTVDMTNLQRQIIHTTASVGINKAESAQQALQALNPEVEVITIREKSTEATMSALVRNADVVIDCSDNFATRYALNRICLAEKKPLVSGAAIGFEGQITVFDFRQENSPCYHCLYPDTGADDALRCAENGVFAPLVGMIGTTQAAEAMKLLMGIGQSLQGLLLLLDVLSMEWRSLRLQRDPTCSVCQPS
- a CDS encoding multidrug transporter; translation: MKTTLVATRAFLLIAITLVLASLATQGIKFFTGHGSLMGITRLLNLNAEVNVPTFYSVVLLLTCSGLLGLIAYLKRAQRAPYTLHWQILSAGFLLMAADEFMSFHEIFTSITHRQLHLENSIWLKYSWVIPGLLVIAFIGISYIRFLQHLSRTHRIRFLLAGGIYCTAIIGLEILGGRYAALHGVENFGYSLLTTLEEGLEMLGLILFINALLHYIAEQYPNIRIRP